ATATCAAAGGTGCGAACATGTCACGGAATTTGGAGGCGATGTACGAGGTGCTGGACGAGGCGATCAGCAGCACGATCTACGACGTTGAGGATCTCTGCAGTGGTGTGGCCAGGCGGTTGCTCCAGCGGCATGAGTACGCATCCACGGCCGAGGTAGGGATGAAGAGCGAGTACGTGCTGATGCGAAAGACGCCAGTAATGAGAATTACCTGTCAGGAGCCGGCAATAATACTTGCGGAGGCGCGAGCATATCGAGATACGACGGGCGGCAACGAGGAAGGGATGCGCATTAAGAAGACGATCGGCGCGGAGATCACGGGTATCACCGCCTGTCCGTGCGCGCAGGAGCTGATGCGCGATAAAGCGGCGGCGGAATTGGCGAAACGGGGCATGTCGTGGGAGGATATAGGATCCTTCCTGAGCAGCATTCCGCTGGCGACGCATAACCAGCGCGGGCGGGGCATCATCACGCTCGAGGTCGAGGACAACGTCAGAATTCCGCTTGATAAGATCATCGGGATCATCGAGCGCTCGATGAGCGCGAAGACCTACGAGATCTTGAAGCGGCCGGACGAGGCGATGATCGTGGAGACCGCGCACCGGCGGCCGATGTTCGTCGAGGATTGCGTACGTGAGATGGCGAAGCAACTGGTGGAGTCCTTTGAGTACCTGCCCGATGATTCCACGGTGACCATCAAGCAGATCAATGAGGAGAGCATCCATCAGCACAACGCCGTGGCCGAGCGCGTAGCCACACTGGGCGATCTGCGCCGCGAGTTGCGCGACGCGTCTTCAGGTTAGAAGCCGGGGTGGCCTAGTTGGTTAGGGCGCCAGACTCATAATCTGGAAGTCGCGGGTCCGAATCCCGCTCCCGGCATCAAAACTCTTTTCGGTACCGTGGTACTTTTCAACAGTAGAAGGCATGCTACGCTATGCCACGACGCACAAGTCTCTGGTTCCTTGATCGGAAGAAGATCGGCTTCAGAGAGGATGAAGTTGCGATCACGGGTGAGGATGAACTGCTGGTCGAGACGCTTTATTCAGGCATCAGCCACGGCACAGAGCGCTTGATCTATCGCGGCGAGGTGGCTGAGGGTCTTCAGCTCGACGCAGCGTTGACGCACTTTGAGGGAGCGTTTCCCTTCCCCGTGAAATACGGGTATTCGAACGTGGGGACGATCAAGGAAACCGGCACCGGAGTCACGCAGTTTCACAACGGTGATCGCGTTTTTGCGTTCGTGCCGCATGAGACCGCATACGTGATCCGCGAGTCGGAGGCGATACCACTGCCTGGCGGCGTGGAACCACTGTACGGGGTCTTCATCCCGAGCCTGGAGACTGCGGTGAACGCTGTCCTTGATTCCGCTATCAAATTGGGCGAGACCGTTGTGGTCTTCGGTCAGGGCGTCGTTGGTCTCTTCATCACGCAACTGATGCGTCGGGCGGGAGCGGGCACCATTGTCACGGTGGACGCACTGGCGTCAAGGCGGCGGTTATCTCTGGAGTTCGGGGCGGACTATGCACTCGAGCCAGCCACGGCGGATTTAGCGCGGACAGTTCAGGAGCAGACGAACGGCGTGGGTGCCGACCTGATCGTCGAGGCGAGCGGCTCACCGCGGGCGCTGGATGCCGCACTACCTTTAGCGGCTTTTCAGGCGCAGATCCTCGTCGTCTCCTGGTATGGGACAAAGCGTGTTACGCTCAATCTGGGCGAGGAGTTTCACCGTAAACGGCTATCCCTAAAGAGCTCTCAGGTCTCCTTCGTTGACCCGGCCCTGAGCCCACGCTGGAACAAGCAGCGGCGGATGGCACTCGTGCTCGGGCTCTTGGGTGAATTGAACCAGCAGGTATTGCGGAATGCGACGCGAATGGTAGCGTTCGAGGAGGCCGCGTCAGCGTATGCGGTAATCGATGCGCATCCAGAGGAGGCGCTGCAGGTGGTGCTGAGCTATGTATGAGATCGGGCTAGAGGCGGAGTTTGAGGCACGGCATTACTTAGTTGGCGATTTCGGGCCGGAAACGCACCTGCACAAACACCACTATCGCATACGGGTAATGGTAGCGGGCGAGGATTTGGGTGCTGATGGAACGCTCTATGACATTGCCAAACTCCCGGAGTGGCTGCGTGCGATCCTGTCAGCGCTCGACGATCAGACGCTGAACGAGGTTCCGGGATTGCAGGGTATGAACCCAACGGTGGAGCATCTCAGCCGGTACCTGCATGAGCGCTTCACCGAAAAGCTCAGAGCAGATCGCGGAGCGGATCGAATTACTGATGTAAAGATCACGGTCTGGGAATCACCCACGGCGTTCTCCACGTATCGCTGCTAGCACGGTGAAGATCTGCTTACCGCATTCGTCCCAGGTGTTCAGGTTCCGCGTTTTTTCGTAACTTCTGCGGCCACAGTGATCGCGGAGTGTGGGATCGGCCGCGAGTTTCTGGATGGCATCGGCGAGCGATGCACTATCGTTTGGCGGGACAAGGAAGCCGTTCTCACCGTCGGTGACGAGTTCGGGTATGCCGCCACAGCGTGTGGCAACGATCGGCAGTCCAAATGCCATCGCCTCGGCAACCACGATTCCAAACGCTTCGCAGAGAGAGGGCAGCACGAAGATGTCCGCGTCCGCGTAATAGCTAGCGAGCTTATCGGGCGGCTGCTGCCCGTGGAAGCGTACACGGTTCTCGAGTCCATAACGAGTCACGCGCGCCTTAAGTCTCTGCGAATAGCGTGGCTCGCGGTGCTCGTCGCCGATGATATCCAGGGTAAGAGCCGGGTCGTTCAGGCGCGCAAGCGCTTCGATGAGTGTATCCAGGCCTTTCAGCGGCGTGATGTTCGCGACGGTCAGGAGTTGCAGGGTGGTGCGATCGCGCGCCTCACGCGGGTCTGGCGCCCTGGTACCGGAGAGGGGGAGATCACAGCCGGGATGGATTACCGTGATTGAGGCACCAGGGATCCCCATGGTTTCGAGTTCTGCTTTAGTATGATGGCTGTTAGCAATAACGCGATCGGCGGTTTTGAGTACGTGTGTCTCGATGAATCTGACGTAACGTGCTTTCAGGCTGTTCCTGGCAGCCTTCCACCAGAGCATATGCACGATGACGACTATCTTTGTCTGCGTTGTGACTGTGAGCCAGTGATTGAAGAGGCAGAGCGCGGGATGCGCCATCTCGTCCTCCAGCACGACAGCATACCGTCGCCACGGGAATCGGAAGCAGAGCGCAATAGTGGAGCACAGGTGTAGCAGATAGGGGACGGGGAGCGCGGGAATACGGACCACCTCGGTCTCTACACCGTGAGCCCGGAGATACTCAACCGCTTTGCGCATGTACAGATAGCCACCGGTCAAGGCGTCAATGTCCCCGAGGACGATCGTCGCTATTTTCATGCTGCTTCCTTGTTCGTTAACACGGATTGCTCAGCGTGCCCGAGTACTGCTTCGATGGCGATACCCTGCCCCAGGCGCTCACCGAGCAGATAGAATGGTTGTGAAAGCATAGTCGCG
The Methanomicrobia archaeon DNA segment above includes these coding regions:
- a CDS encoding GTP cyclohydrolase I FolE2 — protein: MTIELPDVQAYSPDIKINLTRVGVTNVKKLVEVARGGGKRPIVLVSDFHLFVDLPSDIKGANMSRNLEAMYEVLDEAISSTIYDVEDLCSGVARRLLQRHEYASTAEVGMKSEYVLMRKTPVMRITCQEPAIILAEARAYRDTTGGNEEGMRIKKTIGAEITGITACPCAQELMRDKAAAELAKRGMSWEDIGSFLSSIPLATHNQRGRGIITLEVEDNVRIPLDKIIGIIERSMSAKTYEILKRPDEAMIVETAHRRPMFVEDCVREMAKQLVESFEYLPDDSTVTIKQINEESIHQHNAVAERVATLGDLRRELRDASSG
- a CDS encoding zinc-binding alcohol dehydrogenase codes for the protein MPRRTSLWFLDRKKIGFREDEVAITGEDELLVETLYSGISHGTERLIYRGEVAEGLQLDAALTHFEGAFPFPVKYGYSNVGTIKETGTGVTQFHNGDRVFAFVPHETAYVIRESEAIPLPGGVEPLYGVFIPSLETAVNAVLDSAIKLGETVVVFGQGVVGLFITQLMRRAGAGTIVTVDALASRRRLSLEFGADYALEPATADLARTVQEQTNGVGADLIVEASGSPRALDAALPLAAFQAQILVVSWYGTKRVTLNLGEEFHRKRLSLKSSQVSFVDPALSPRWNKQRRMALVLGLLGELNQQVLRNATRMVAFEEAASAYAVIDAHPEEALQVVLSYV
- a CDS encoding glycosyltransferase family 1 protein, which translates into the protein MKIATIVLGDIDALTGGYLYMRKAVEYLRAHGVETEVVRIPALPVPYLLHLCSTIALCFRFPWRRYAVVLEDEMAHPALCLFNHWLTVTTQTKIVVIVHMLWWKAARNSLKARYVRFIETHVLKTADRVIANSHHTKAELETMGIPGASITVIHPGCDLPLSGTRAPDPREARDRTTLQLLTVANITPLKGLDTLIEALARLNDPALTLDIIGDEHREPRYSQRLKARVTRYGLENRVRFHGQQPPDKLASYYADADIFVLPSLCEAFGIVVAEAMAFGLPIVATRCGGIPELVTDGENGFLVPPNDSASLADAIQKLAADPTLRDHCGRRSYEKTRNLNTWDECGKQIFTVLAAIRGERRG
- a CDS encoding 6-carboxytetrahydropterin synthase, giving the protein MYEIGLEAEFEARHYLVGDFGPETHLHKHHYRIRVMVAGEDLGADGTLYDIAKLPEWLRAILSALDDQTLNEVPGLQGMNPTVEHLSRYLHERFTEKLRADRGADRITDVKITVWESPTAFSTYRC